A section of the Rhizobium sp. BG4 genome encodes:
- the addA gene encoding double-strand break repair helicase AddA, which produces MNDVTALPESDDPGTWISWTTIQQAIASDPQRSAWVSANAGSGKTHVLTQRVIRLLLAGARPSAILCLTYTKAAASEMSNRVFARLADWAVLPDDELSKRIGQIEGEMPDRVKLAEARRLFAKALETPGGLKIQTIHAFCEALLHQFPLEANVAGHFSVLDDRAAATLLADARRSLLTATAPEEDAALAEAFAYVLNLGDESGLEALLAEIVANRNAIRRFTAVAQAQGGIAMALRKSLKLSPTETETDIASQYWPLPELSGLTLDLYMSLAAQKGGAKAQEVAYGLRQASNERNAAKRAELLEKIFLTVKGEPKSDSQFTVKAMLADAPELTAAIAAARDHVVACRDRLKIMRMFTATHAALILAERLNRDYEDLKKQRSHLDFEDLITRTADLLTKSGVGPWIHYKLDQGIDHILVDEAQDTSPIQWSVIQSLAEDFFSGESARPVVRTLFAVGDEKQSIYSFQGARPERFSEESKRTQRKVQASGQQFTPVRLPLSFRSTSDVLAAVDHVFLPPENARGLSAEGEPVIHRSSRIGHPGAVDLWEMVAPEAVIKDEDWTAPFDATPESAPPAILARRMAHTIEKLVGRETIVEKGKERLIEAGDILVLVRKRDSFVNALTRALKRRNNIPVAGADRLRLTSHIAVQDLLALGRFLLLPQDDLSLAAVLKSPLFDLSEDQVFALAALRGEHQSVWSHLQSFGADGHEAYAGVETRLKLFLDQSRALSVHDFYARVLGLHGGRRQFLARLGTEVSDILDEFLTFALDHESSGLPGLQSFISTLELEAPEVKREQDKGRNEVRIMTVHASKGLEAPIVFLVDSGGKAFTHTHMPKLRLLETSNSEPMPVWVPVSDLANSRTQADAARIQTLAEEEYRRLLYVAMTRAADRLVVCGYRGVRANAETWHAMISAAMSDSHPHVTAVEFDGPDGSWPGVTWRVPQVERSFERAEPREDLQDKHELPAAMLRPLPPQRQLPRPLSPSGAGTIIDEEADDLLVASPLFSEPPRSDRSLEKGRLIHRMLQMLPDIPAAERASAAERYVIRTARHWPQGERDRLVDSVLKLLTEQSLQPVFSAHAQPEVSIMGTLTLEDKQYAVSGRIDRLAVLDDRIVILDYKTNRVPPQTEEAVPYAHKAQLAIYREILAPLYPGKPVECVLVYTENAAVHRLSERTLELALAGLKTK; this is translated from the coding sequence ATGAATGACGTGACGGCCCTCCCCGAGAGCGACGATCCCGGCACCTGGATCAGCTGGACGACGATCCAGCAGGCGATCGCCTCCGATCCTCAACGCTCGGCCTGGGTGTCGGCCAATGCCGGATCCGGCAAGACGCATGTTCTGACGCAGCGCGTTATCCGCCTGCTGCTTGCGGGCGCCCGGCCCTCGGCCATCCTCTGCCTCACCTATACCAAGGCTGCGGCCTCCGAGATGTCGAACCGCGTCTTTGCCCGGCTGGCCGACTGGGCTGTCTTGCCGGATGACGAACTCAGCAAGCGGATCGGCCAGATCGAAGGCGAGATGCCTGACAGGGTGAAGCTTGCCGAAGCTCGGCGGCTGTTTGCCAAGGCGCTGGAAACGCCGGGTGGATTGAAGATCCAGACGATCCACGCCTTCTGCGAAGCGCTGCTGCACCAGTTTCCACTGGAAGCCAATGTCGCCGGACATTTCTCGGTGCTCGACGATCGGGCAGCGGCAACGCTGCTCGCGGATGCCCGGCGCTCGCTTCTGACGGCAACGGCGCCGGAAGAGGATGCGGCGCTCGCCGAAGCCTTCGCGTATGTTCTCAATCTTGGCGACGAAAGCGGGCTGGAAGCGCTACTCGCAGAGATCGTTGCCAATCGAAACGCGATCCGCCGCTTCACGGCCGTTGCCCAAGCGCAGGGCGGCATCGCCATGGCCCTGCGCAAAAGCCTAAAGCTTTCGCCGACGGAGACCGAGACCGACATCGCCAGCCAATATTGGCCGCTGCCTGAACTCTCAGGCCTGACGCTCGACCTCTATATGTCGCTTGCGGCGCAGAAGGGCGGCGCCAAGGCACAGGAAGTCGCCTACGGGCTTCGCCAGGCGTCGAACGAACGCAATGCGGCCAAGCGCGCCGAGTTGCTGGAGAAGATCTTCCTCACGGTGAAAGGTGAACCGAAATCGGATTCGCAGTTCACCGTGAAGGCAATGCTCGCCGATGCGCCGGAACTGACGGCAGCGATCGCGGCCGCGCGCGACCATGTCGTTGCCTGCCGCGACCGGCTGAAGATCATGCGGATGTTTACCGCGACGCATGCCGCGCTCATTCTCGCCGAACGGCTGAACCGCGACTACGAAGATCTGAAGAAGCAGCGCAGCCATCTCGACTTCGAGGATCTGATCACCCGCACCGCCGATCTCCTGACGAAAAGCGGCGTCGGCCCCTGGATCCATTACAAGCTCGATCAGGGCATCGATCATATCCTCGTCGACGAGGCGCAGGATACCAGCCCGATCCAATGGAGCGTCATCCAGTCGCTGGCGGAAGACTTCTTCTCCGGCGAAAGCGCCCGGCCGGTGGTGCGCACGCTGTTTGCCGTCGGCGACGAGAAGCAGTCGATCTATTCGTTTCAGGGCGCGCGGCCGGAGCGCTTCTCCGAAGAGAGCAAGCGAACGCAGCGCAAGGTGCAGGCGAGCGGCCAGCAATTCACGCCGGTTCGCCTGCCGCTGTCCTTCCGCTCGACATCGGATGTGCTGGCCGCGGTTGATCACGTCTTCCTGCCGCCGGAGAATGCCAGGGGGCTGAGCGCCGAGGGCGAGCCGGTCATTCACCGCTCGAGCCGCATTGGCCATCCGGGCGCCGTCGATCTCTGGGAGATGGTCGCGCCCGAGGCGGTCATCAAGGACGAAGACTGGACGGCACCCTTCGATGCGACGCCGGAAAGCGCGCCGCCGGCGATCCTTGCCCGGCGCATGGCGCATACGATCGAGAAGCTCGTGGGACGCGAGACGATCGTCGAGAAGGGCAAGGAGCGGCTGATCGAGGCCGGCGACATTCTCGTTCTGGTGCGCAAGCGCGACAGCTTCGTGAATGCGCTGACCCGAGCGCTGAAGCGCCGAAACAATATTCCGGTGGCCGGTGCCGACCGTCTGCGCCTGACGAGCCATATCGCCGTGCAGGATCTTCTAGCGCTTGGCCGTTTCCTGCTTCTGCCGCAGGATGATCTCTCGCTGGCGGCGGTGCTGAAAAGTCCGCTCTTCGATCTCTCTGAGGATCAGGTCTTTGCTCTGGCCGCCCTTCGCGGCGAGCATCAGAGCGTCTGGAGCCATCTGCAAAGCTTCGGTGCCGACGGTCACGAGGCCTATGCGGGAGTGGAAACGCGGCTGAAGCTGTTTCTCGACCAGTCGCGAGCGCTCTCGGTTCACGATTTCTACGCCCGGGTGCTTGGCTTGCATGGCGGACGCCGGCAGTTCCTTGCCCGGCTCGGCACCGAGGTCAGCGACATCCTGGACGAGTTCCTGACCTTTGCGCTCGATCACGAAAGCTCCGGCTTGCCCGGCCTGCAATCCTTCATCTCGACGCTGGAACTCGAGGCACCGGAGGTCAAGCGCGAGCAGGACAAGGGCCGCAACGAAGTCCGGATCATGACCGTGCATGCCTCGAAGGGTCTGGAAGCACCGATCGTCTTCCTGGTCGATAGCGGTGGCAAGGCCTTCACGCACACGCATATGCCGAAGCTCAGGCTGCTGGAAACCAGCAATAGCGAGCCGATGCCGGTCTGGGTGCCGGTCAGCGATCTTGCCAATTCGCGGACGCAGGCCGATGCCGCGCGCATCCAGACGCTGGCGGAAGAGGAATATCGCCGGCTGCTTTACGTGGCGATGACGCGCGCGGCCGACCGGCTGGTCGTCTGCGGCTATCGCGGCGTGCGCGCCAACGCCGAGACTTGGCACGCAATGATCTCCGCCGCCATGAGCGACAGCCATCCGCATGTGACGGCGGTGGAGTTTGACGGGCCGGACGGTAGCTGGCCCGGCGTAACGTGGCGCGTACCGCAGGTCGAGCGCAGCTTCGAACGGGCCGAGCCGCGGGAGGATCTGCAGGACAAGCACGAGCTGCCCGCAGCGATGCTCCGGCCGCTGCCGCCGCAAAGACAGCTGCCGCGGCCGCTCAGCCCATCGGGCGCCGGAACGATCATCGATGAAGAGGCGGACGATCTGCTGGTCGCTTCGCCGCTTTTCAGCGAGCCGCCGCGATCCGACCGGTCGCTGGAGAAAGGCCGCCTGATCCACCGCATGCTGCAGATGCTCCCCGATATTCCGGCAGCGGAACGCGCCTCTGCGGCCGAACGCTATGTCATCAGGACAGCTCGGCACTGGCCTCAAGGCGAACGGGACCGGCTCGTCGATTCGGTTCTGAAACTATTGACGGAGCAGAGCCTGCAGCCGGTCTTTTCGGCGCATGCGCAGCCGGAAGTCTCGATCATGGGAACGCTGACGCTTGAGGACAAGCAGTATGCGGTTTCCGGGCGGATCGACAGATTGGCCGTGCTCGACGACCGCATTGTTATTCTGGATTACAAGACGAACCGGGTGCCGCCACAGACGGAAGAGGCCGTTCCCTATGCGCACAAGGCGCAGCTTGCGATCTATCGCGAGATCCTGGCGCCACTTTATCCCGGCAAGCCGGTCGAATGCGTGCTGGTCTATACCGAGAACGCAGCCGTTCACCGGCTGAGCGAGCGCACCCTAGAATTGGCGCTTGCGGGACTCAAGACAAAGTGA
- the addB gene encoding double-strand break repair protein AddB — MSERHQPRILTIPAGVPFLKTLAETLCDGRLTPHFRHDPADPLSLSKVTIYLPTRRAARVLRSEFVDLLGGLSAILPVIRPLGETDDDSGYFDEALPATLDLAQPLSNTARLLELARLILAWRNKLPEIVRHIHSDSPLVAPASPADAIWLARNLAELIDSIETEDRDWSELAKLDAADHALWWQLTTEFLQIASAFWPERLAELGRSSPARHRNAILRAEANRLATSHPAGPIIIAGSTGSVPATAELIAAVADLPEGVIVLPGLDLSMPDEHWRMVAPEPISGRPVNPASRSHSQYGLSHLLKRLKLTRNDVTPIVEAEPALRQRAEVLSRALAPAEATSGWGEWKSELPGDAIASGFADVALIEAANEREEATAIAIALRLALEEPGRNGESQAALITPDRNLARRVMSELARFGILADDSAGTPLAAMPQGTFLQLALEATLRPGDPVALVALLKHPLSHFGLDKAALTGAVEALELLALRGGVADVDIATLNALLERQLFEQRDDRHAPHWRKALPADAIDQARDLATRITGATEPLVSTLVRRGADGRGLTAKFTLSEWAERTGRVLEAVARDARGDLSGLWSGEAGDALAGLLAEVMETEGQLEADGPQWIDIMAALSAGQAAKPRALAHPRVFIFGTLEARLQNVDTLILGGLNEGSWPGQTANNPFISRMMKTEIGLEPPERRIGQLAHDFEMANGTRKLIYSRALRQGSTPTVASRWLQRLLALGGTDFEAGLRGRGEKYVHWVNLLDEGKPQAPAQRPSPVPPAELQPKSYSFSEVGRLRRDPYAIYARRILRLDPVDPFNRDPGAAERGTLYHAIIDRFVREGHIAGTLEGESAMERILTELFDMEELPAHIDAVWRPRFREVARAFLDWEAERRPAIRRTFTEVRGSVELDTVNIRLTGVADRIDITGPKAADIIDYKTGYNPSPAQARTLLDPQLALEAAALSAGAFRDAGSLVPQDLLYVRLRPGNRFRADTVNNENSARSDKAKSALDLAEESIAQLIKFVSLLQSGERGFTSRLIPAQQFDFGGDYDHLARVSEWSTAEDEEAGGDE; from the coding sequence ATGAGCGAGCGCCACCAGCCGCGAATCCTGACGATCCCTGCCGGTGTGCCCTTTCTGAAGACACTCGCGGAGACGCTCTGCGATGGCCGGTTAACACCGCATTTCCGGCACGACCCGGCCGATCCGCTATCGCTGTCGAAGGTGACGATCTACCTGCCGACGCGGCGTGCGGCACGCGTCCTGCGATCGGAGTTCGTCGATCTGCTCGGTGGCCTCTCGGCTATTCTCCCAGTCATCCGGCCGCTCGGGGAAACTGACGATGACAGCGGCTATTTCGATGAGGCGCTGCCCGCGACGCTCGATCTGGCGCAGCCGCTGTCCAACACGGCCCGCCTTCTGGAGCTCGCGCGGCTGATCCTTGCCTGGCGCAACAAGCTGCCGGAGATCGTTCGCCACATCCATTCGGATTCGCCGCTGGTGGCCCCAGCAAGCCCGGCCGATGCCATCTGGCTGGCGCGCAATCTGGCAGAGCTGATCGATTCGATCGAGACCGAGGATCGTGACTGGAGCGAGCTTGCCAAGCTCGATGCCGCCGACCATGCGCTCTGGTGGCAGCTGACGACGGAATTTCTGCAGATCGCCAGCGCCTTCTGGCCGGAGCGGCTGGCCGAGCTCGGACGCTCCTCACCGGCGCGCCACCGCAATGCGATCCTGCGCGCCGAGGCCAACCGGCTCGCAACCTCGCATCCGGCCGGGCCGATCATCATCGCCGGTTCAACCGGTTCGGTGCCAGCGACGGCCGAGCTGATTGCCGCTGTCGCCGATCTGCCCGAAGGCGTTATCGTGCTGCCCGGCCTCGATCTTTCCATGCCGGACGAGCATTGGCGGATGGTGGCGCCGGAGCCGATCTCCGGACGGCCCGTCAATCCGGCAAGCCGCAGCCATTCACAATATGGCCTTTCTCATCTCCTGAAGCGGCTCAAGCTGACCCGCAATGATGTCACGCCGATCGTCGAAGCGGAGCCGGCGCTGCGGCAGCGTGCGGAGGTCCTCTCGCGAGCCCTCGCACCGGCGGAAGCGACCAGCGGTTGGGGCGAATGGAAGAGCGAGCTGCCCGGCGATGCCATTGCATCCGGCTTTGCCGACGTGGCGCTGATCGAAGCTGCAAACGAGCGTGAGGAAGCGACCGCGATCGCCATTGCTCTGCGCCTTGCCCTCGAGGAGCCGGGGCGAAACGGCGAAAGCCAGGCGGCGCTGATCACGCCAGACCGCAACCTCGCCCGGCGCGTCATGTCCGAGCTGGCGCGTTTTGGCATCCTCGCCGACGATTCCGCCGGTACACCGCTGGCGGCGATGCCGCAGGGCACGTTCCTGCAGCTCGCCCTTGAGGCGACCTTGCGGCCGGGCGATCCCGTCGCGCTCGTCGCCCTGCTGAAACACCCACTGAGCCATTTCGGCCTCGACAAGGCAGCGCTCACCGGTGCCGTGGAGGCGCTTGAGCTGCTGGCATTGCGCGGCGGCGTGGCGGATGTCGATATCGCGACGCTAAACGCCCTTCTGGAACGGCAGCTCTTCGAACAGCGCGACGACCGGCATGCGCCGCACTGGCGCAAGGCGCTGCCCGCCGATGCCATCGATCAGGCGCGCGATCTCGCCACACGGATCACCGGCGCCACGGAGCCTTTGGTTTCAACGCTGGTCAGACGCGGTGCCGATGGGCGCGGGCTGACTGCCAAGTTCACACTTTCCGAATGGGCGGAACGCACCGGCCGCGTGCTGGAAGCCGTGGCGCGTGATGCACGTGGCGACCTCTCCGGTCTGTGGAGCGGGGAAGCGGGCGACGCGCTGGCCGGGCTGCTTGCCGAGGTGATGGAAACAGAGGGTCAACTGGAAGCCGACGGTCCGCAATGGATCGATATCATGGCAGCGCTATCGGCGGGCCAGGCGGCGAAACCCCGGGCGCTCGCCCATCCGCGCGTCTTCATCTTCGGTACGCTCGAAGCCCGCCTCCAGAATGTCGATACGCTGATCCTCGGCGGCCTGAACGAGGGCTCCTGGCCGGGCCAGACGGCCAATAATCCCTTCATCTCGCGGATGATGAAGACGGAGATCGGCCTGGAGCCGCCGGAGCGGCGCATCGGCCAGCTCGCCCATGACTTCGAGATGGCGAACGGCACCCGGAAGCTGATCTATTCGCGTGCGCTGCGCCAAGGCTCGACGCCGACGGTCGCCTCCCGCTGGCTGCAGCGGTTGCTGGCGCTTGGCGGCACGGACTTCGAGGCAGGCCTGAGGGGGCGCGGCGAAAAATACGTGCATTGGGTCAATCTGCTCGACGAAGGCAAGCCGCAGGCACCGGCCCAGCGCCCCTCCCCGGTTCCGCCGGCCGAGCTGCAGCCGAAATCCTATTCCTTCAGCGAAGTCGGCCGTCTGCGCCGTGATCCCTATGCGATCTATGCCCGGCGCATACTGCGTCTCGATCCTGTCGATCCCTTCAATCGCGATCCGGGCGCGGCCGAGCGCGGGACGCTCTATCACGCGATCATCGACCGCTTCGTCCGTGAAGGGCATATTGCCGGGACGCTGGAGGGTGAATCGGCAATGGAGCGCATCCTGACCGAGCTTTTCGACATGGAGGAGCTGCCGGCCCATATCGATGCCGTCTGGCGCCCACGCTTCCGCGAGGTGGCCCGCGCCTTTCTAGATTGGGAAGCCGAGCGCCGCCCGGCGATCCGCCGGACCTTTACCGAAGTTCGCGGCAGCGTCGAGCTCGATACCGTCAATATCCGGCTGACCGGCGTGGCAGACCGCATCGACATAACCGGGCCGAAGGCCGCCGATATCATCGACTACAAGACGGGTTACAACCCCTCTCCTGCCCAGGCACGTACCCTGCTCGATCCGCAGCTGGCGCTTGAAGCGGCAGCCTTGAGCGCCGGCGCCTTCCGGGATGCCGGAAGTCTGGTGCCGCAGGATCTGCTCTACGTGCGGCTGCGGCCCGGCAACCGTTTCCGCGCCGATACCGTCAACAACGAGAATTCGGCACGCAGCGACAAAGCGAAATCGGCGCTCGACCTTGCAGAAGAGTCGATCGCCCAGCTGATCAAGTTCGTTTCGCTGCTGCAGTCCGGCGAGCGCGGCTTCACCTCACGGCTCATTCCCGCCCAGCAGTTCGATTTCGGTGGGGACTACGACCATCTGGCTCGCGTTTCCGAATGGTCGACAGCGGAAGACGAGGAGGCCGGTGGTGATGAATGA
- the tsaE gene encoding tRNA (adenosine(37)-N6)-threonylcarbamoyltransferase complex ATPase subunit type 1 TsaE: protein MTASGAPISLFLADEAATIRLGEDLALALKAGDCLTLSGDLGAGKSSLARALIRATADDPGLEVPSPTFTLVQSYDIRIPVSHFDLYRLADGSELEELGFDEALQNGICLVEWPEMAQHEMPEDRIVLVLEHEGQGRRVTITAPEKKAERIERVLAIRTFLGGLGYETASRRFLTGDASLRAYEAVYPATGGRKILMDWPPLPEGPPVLDGKPYPKVAHLAENAYPFVAIADALRERGFATPEIYGVDYAQGILLIEDLGTEGVLDADGLPIAERYRESVACLARLHGMQTPQDIPAGKGQIHHVPDFDRTAMKMEARLLLDWHLPWKRGGAAAAEAERDEYLSIWDALIDQLAEAEKNLLLRDFHSPNIIWRGEKQGVQKVGLIDFQDAMIGPTSYDLASIAQDARVTIEPPLFRELMDGYLDIRRSQGGFDEASFLKSWAIMSAQRNCKLAGLWVRLLQRDGKPGYLKHMPRSLAYLHVALEHEALAPLREWCARAGIVTSES from the coding sequence ATGACCGCCAGCGGCGCGCCAATCTCGCTCTTCCTGGCAGACGAGGCGGCAACGATCCGCCTCGGCGAAGATCTGGCGCTCGCCCTGAAAGCCGGCGATTGCCTGACGCTCTCAGGCGATCTCGGCGCCGGAAAATCCTCGCTGGCGCGGGCGCTGATCCGCGCTACCGCCGATGATCCGGGCCTCGAAGTGCCGAGCCCGACCTTCACGCTTGTTCAGTCCTACGACATCAGAATTCCCGTCTCGCATTTCGATCTCTATCGTCTTGCCGACGGATCGGAGCTGGAAGAACTCGGCTTCGACGAAGCGCTGCAAAACGGTATCTGTCTCGTCGAATGGCCGGAAATGGCGCAGCACGAGATGCCCGAGGATCGCATCGTCCTGGTGCTCGAGCACGAAGGCCAGGGACGCCGCGTGACGATCACGGCACCGGAAAAGAAAGCAGAGCGGATTGAGCGCGTGCTGGCGATCCGCACGTTTCTTGGTGGTCTCGGCTATGAGACGGCCAGCCGCCGGTTCCTGACCGGCGATGCATCGCTGCGCGCCTATGAAGCCGTCTATCCGGCCACCGGCGGCAGGAAGATCCTGATGGACTGGCCACCACTCCCCGAAGGCCCCCCGGTTTTGGACGGCAAGCCCTATCCGAAGGTCGCCCATCTCGCCGAGAATGCCTATCCTTTCGTCGCCATTGCCGATGCGCTGCGCGAGCGCGGCTTTGCGACCCCCGAAATCTACGGCGTCGATTATGCGCAAGGTATTTTGCTGATCGAGGATCTCGGCACCGAAGGCGTTCTCGATGCCGACGGTCTGCCGATCGCCGAGCGCTACCGCGAAAGCGTCGCCTGCCTGGCGCGGCTGCATGGCATGCAGACCCCGCAGGACATTCCAGCCGGCAAGGGCCAGATCCATCACGTTCCGGATTTCGACCGAACGGCCATGAAGATGGAAGCGCGCCTGCTGCTCGACTGGCATCTGCCATGGAAGCGCGGCGGCGCGGCCGCGGCCGAAGCGGAGCGCGACGAGTATCTCTCGATCTGGGACGCGCTGATCGATCAGCTGGCGGAGGCAGAAAAGAACCTCCTGCTTCGCGACTTCCACTCGCCCAACATCATCTGGCGGGGTGAAAAGCAAGGCGTGCAGAAGGTCGGGCTCATCGATTTCCAGGACGCGATGATCGGGCCGACATCCTACGATCTCGCCTCGATCGCCCAAGACGCCCGCGTCACCATCGAACCACCGCTGTTCCGCGAGCTGATGGACGGCTATCTAGACATCCGCCGCAGCCAGGGCGGCTTCGACGAGGCTTCCTTCCTGAAAAGCTGGGCGATCATGTCGGCGCAACGCAATTGCAAGCTTGCGGGATTGTGGGTGCGTCTGCTGCAGCGCGACGGAAAACCGGGCTATCTCAAGCACATGCCGCGCTCGCTCGCCTATCTCCACGTTGCCTTGGAGCACGAGGCGCTTGCCCCCTTGCGCGAATGGTGCGCAAGGGCTGGAATAGTCACCAGCGAATCATAA
- the trxA gene encoding thioredoxin, which yields MATVKVDINNFQSEVLESAEPVVVDFWAEWCGPCKMIAPSLEEISTELAGKVKVAKLNIDENPELAAQFGVRSIPTLAIFKAGEVADIKVGAAPKTALSNWISSAA from the coding sequence ATGGCTACCGTGAAAGTCGATATCAATAACTTCCAGTCGGAAGTTCTGGAATCCGCAGAGCCCGTCGTTGTCGATTTCTGGGCTGAGTGGTGCGGCCCGTGCAAGATGATCGCCCCGAGCCTCGAGGAAATCTCGACCGAGCTCGCCGGCAAGGTGAAGGTCGCCAAGCTCAACATCGACGAAAACCCGGAACTGGCTGCCCAGTTCGGCGTTCGCTCGATCCCGACGCTCGCAATCTTCAAGGCTGGCGAAGTCGCTGACATCAAGGTCGGCGCCGCTCCGAAGACGGCTCTGTCGAACTGGATTTCCAGCGCCGCTTAA
- a CDS encoding nucleotidyltransferase family protein, with translation MTIKQAMVLAAGLGTRMRPITDTMPKPLVKIGGKPMIDYSLDALKQAGVEVAAVNVHHFADQMETHLKTYSGLDVLISDEREALLNNGGGIVKGLTLLGRDTIFVMNADLFWIGEKPGEPSNLDRLAGFFDPERMDMAMLCVRIEDTTGHNGVNDFSIGPDGRLTRYRDDQSNPVVYAGAFAMKPEFLDDAPRDPFNINIYFDKAISRGRLYGMMMDGHWLTVGTPEAVGEAEETIRRFRTFA, from the coding sequence ATGACGATCAAACAAGCCATGGTACTGGCGGCGGGTCTCGGCACCCGCATGCGCCCGATCACCGACACGATGCCCAAGCCGCTGGTGAAGATCGGCGGCAAGCCGATGATCGATTATTCGCTGGATGCGCTGAAGCAGGCCGGCGTAGAAGTTGCCGCAGTCAACGTCCATCATTTCGCCGATCAGATGGAAACCCACCTCAAGACCTATAGCGGTCTCGATGTGCTGATATCGGACGAGCGCGAGGCGCTGCTGAACAATGGCGGCGGCATCGTCAAAGGCCTGACATTGCTGGGCCGCGACACGATCTTCGTGATGAATGCCGACCTTTTCTGGATCGGCGAGAAGCCGGGCGAACCAAGCAACCTGGATCGCTTAGCCGGATTCTTCGATCCTGAGCGTATGGACATGGCCATGCTCTGTGTGCGCATCGAAGACACGACCGGCCATAATGGCGTAAACGATTTCTCTATTGGCCCGGATGGACGGCTGACGCGCTATCGCGACGATCAATCCAATCCCGTGGTCTATGCCGGCGCCTTCGCCATGAAGCCCGAGTTTCTGGACGATGCTCCGCGCGATCCGTTCAACATCAACATCTATTTCGACAAGGCGATCAGCCGCGGGCGCCTCTATGGCATGATGATGGACGGCCATTGGCTGACCGTCGGCACGCCGGAGGCCGTCGGCGAGGCGGAGGAAACGATCCGGCGATTCCGGACGTTTGCCTGA
- the accD gene encoding acetyl-CoA carboxylase, carboxyltransferase subunit beta codes for MNWITNYVRPRINSMLGRREVPENLWIKCPETGEMVFHKDLEDNKWVIPASGYHMKMPAKARLADLFDNAEYEALVQPKVAQDPLKFRDSKKYTDRLRDSRLKTEQEDTIVAGVGKVRGLKLVAVVHEFNFMGGSLGIAAGEAIVKAFERAISEKCPLVMFPASGGARMQEGILSLMQLPRTTVAVDMLKEAGQPYIVVLTNPTTGGVTASYAMLGDLHLAEPGAEICFAGKRVIEQTIREKLPEGFQTSEYLLEHGMVDMVVKRHDIPDTLARVLKILTKKPANTVATNGSAVALAASA; via the coding sequence TTGAACTGGATCACCAATTACGTCCGCCCGCGGATCAATTCCATGCTGGGCCGCCGTGAAGTTCCGGAAAATCTCTGGATCAAGTGCCCGGAAACGGGCGAGATGGTCTTCCACAAGGATCTGGAAGACAACAAGTGGGTCATCCCTGCTTCCGGCTATCACATGAAGATGCCGGCAAAGGCACGCTTGGCCGACCTGTTCGACAATGCTGAATATGAAGCGCTGGTCCAGCCGAAGGTAGCTCAGGACCCGCTGAAGTTCCGCGATTCCAAGAAATACACCGACCGTCTGCGCGACAGCCGCCTGAAGACCGAACAGGAAGACACTATCGTCGCCGGCGTCGGCAAGGTTCGCGGTCTGAAGCTCGTTGCCGTCGTCCACGAGTTCAATTTCATGGGCGGCTCGCTCGGCATTGCTGCCGGTGAGGCGATCGTCAAGGCATTCGAGCGCGCCATTTCCGAAAAGTGCCCGCTCGTCATGTTCCCGGCTTCGGGCGGCGCCCGCATGCAGGAAGGCATTCTCTCGCTGATGCAGCTGCCGCGCACGACCGTTGCCGTCGACATGCTGAAGGAAGCAGGCCAGCCCTATATCGTCGTTCTCACCAACCCGACCACGGGCGGTGTCACGGCGTCCTACGCCATGCTCGGCGATCTGCATCTGGCAGAACCGGGCGCCGAAATCTGCTTCGCCGGCAAGCGCGTCATCGAACAGACGATCCGCGAAAAGCTGCCGGAAGGCTTCCAGACCTCGGAATACCTGCTGGAACACGGCATGGTCGACATGGTCGTGAAGCGCCACGATATCCCGGATACGCTGGCGCGCGTCCTGAAGATCCTGACGAAGAAGCCGGCAAACACCGTTGCAACGAATGGCAGCGCGGTCGCCCTGGCAGCGAGCGCCTGA